A stretch of Candidatus Vicinibacter affinis DNA encodes these proteins:
- a CDS encoding methyltransferase domain-containing protein, with the protein MLSYRNKLYQNYNTNQVNQSGRHSFSQKFIEESEWFSKEILPLIQDKKELQILDIGCGNGSLLHACKLAGYTKIIGIDISAEQVMLAHQLGITEVKHAETIEYLNSTPDQYDVIFCMDIIEHFTKDELVVLLDLIKSRMNDQARIIFRTPNMDTPFNSIYAFGDFTHENHLNAQSANQLMLSLGFKEIQTLPSRMATKGFIKEIVRSLLWTFINIFIRLIIYSTGRSSKNVILSPNLIIIAKR; encoded by the coding sequence ATGCTGTCTTACAGAAATAAGTTATATCAGAATTACAATACTAATCAAGTCAACCAGTCAGGTCGTCATTCCTTTTCTCAAAAATTCATTGAAGAAAGTGAATGGTTTTCAAAGGAAATTCTTCCACTCATTCAAGATAAAAAAGAATTACAAATTTTAGATATTGGTTGTGGGAATGGTTCATTATTACACGCCTGCAAATTAGCTGGGTACACTAAAATAATTGGGATAGATATTTCAGCAGAACAAGTAATGCTTGCTCATCAGTTGGGTATTACAGAGGTCAAACATGCAGAAACTATAGAATATCTTAACAGTACCCCCGACCAATATGATGTAATATTCTGTATGGACATTATTGAACATTTTACTAAAGATGAATTAGTGGTTTTATTAGATTTGATCAAATCAAGGATGAATGATCAGGCAAGGATAATTTTCAGGACGCCAAATATGGACACTCCATTTAACAGCATTTATGCATTTGGGGACTTTACCCACGAAAACCATCTCAATGCCCAATCTGCTAATCAATTGATGTTGAGTCTGGGATTCAAAGAAATTCAAACATTACCCTCAAGAATGGCAACAAAGGGATTTATTAAAGAAATTGTTCGGAGTTTGTTGTGGACATTCATTAATATCTTTATCAGACTTATAATCTATAGTACTGGAAGGTCATCTAAAAATGTAATTCTCTCTCCAAATCTTATAATAATTGCTAAAAGATAA
- a CDS encoding MBL fold metallo-hydrolase codes for MITKIYPIDAGMFKLDGGAMFGVVPKTMWQKLNPPDENNMCSWALRCLLIQTEDRNILVETGMGHKQDEKFRAHFSPHGDGDLIPSLIKAGIQPEKITDVILTHLHFDHCGGAVLRNKDGELSPTFPFARYWTHSTHWDWANNPNDREKASFLKENFMPLKEAGQLYFFDQLPHKDNWPEEIAIHLCNGHTEAMMVLEFNFDGVNYLYPADLIPSSYHIPLPYIMAYDVRPLEAIKEKLQLLELAVKNNSIIILEHDPTHTACSVHKNESGKIQIKQYFDLI; via the coding sequence ATGATAACAAAGATTTATCCAATTGATGCGGGTATGTTCAAACTGGATGGCGGTGCTATGTTTGGAGTGGTTCCCAAAACCATGTGGCAAAAGCTTAATCCACCTGATGAGAATAATATGTGCTCCTGGGCCTTAAGGTGTCTTTTGATTCAAACTGAAGATCGCAACATTCTTGTTGAAACAGGTATGGGGCATAAGCAAGACGAAAAATTTAGAGCTCATTTCTCCCCTCATGGAGATGGTGACCTTATCCCCTCTTTAATAAAAGCAGGCATACAACCTGAGAAAATCACAGATGTCATTTTAACCCATTTACATTTTGATCATTGTGGCGGCGCAGTTTTAAGAAATAAGGATGGCGAACTTTCCCCAACTTTCCCTTTTGCCCGTTATTGGACTCATTCCACTCATTGGGATTGGGCCAACAATCCGAATGATCGCGAAAAGGCTTCCTTTCTAAAAGAAAATTTCATGCCTTTAAAGGAGGCTGGACAGCTATATTTCTTTGACCAACTTCCCCATAAAGATAATTGGCCGGAAGAAATAGCCATTCATTTATGCAATGGCCATACGGAAGCCATGATGGTGTTGGAATTCAACTTTGATGGGGTTAATTACCTTTACCCGGCTGATTTGATACCATCTAGCTACCATATCCCTTTACCTTATATTATGGCATATGATGTGAGACCCTTAGAGGCAATTAAGGAAAAATTGCAACTTCTTGAGCTCGCAGTAAAAAATAACAGTATTATAATTTTAGAACATGACCCTACTCATACAGCATGTTCTGTCCATAAAAATGAATCGGGCAAAATTCAAATTAAGCAATATTTCGATTTGATTTAG
- a CDS encoding O-antigen ligase family protein — translation MASNQEADRVREISGEVLSDRRILYFCIGFTAVSVALIYWDFHYAFLLPVIFFGAVLFFLKPDLIWYGIAILTPLSINPNDVELGSLSLSLPAEPLLFLLVVLLIYYLFSQKDIDTSIFTHPFSILIYLYLVWMLITSMTSVNQLVSVKYLIAKCWFIFPCYFFSYFFLKNEDRIRIFLNLFTVGMSIVAFYNIIHLSTHHFEDKPSQWTMQPFFKDHAILGAVLAMTIPVSFALVKLNSKNILIRNFFIFLILVLIFCLIITYSRAAWVSIIPALFLYIIFKLKVKFRYLLFVFLLIIFYLTYNVESIIKDLEQNKVSSSDDLVENFESITNISSDPSNLERINRWSCALAMWQAKPLFGWGPGTYMFEYAPFQLAHNYTIISTNFGDVGNAHSEYLGPLAESGVLGFVLFLLIFIMTFYYAFRVYYKAYNGNDKIYISTAACALMTYFVHGILNNYLDTDKASVIFWFLISVLIYFDIKYKRLNA, via the coding sequence ATAAGTGGAGAGGTCCTTTCAGATCGCAGGATACTTTATTTCTGTATAGGATTTACTGCTGTATCGGTAGCGCTCATCTACTGGGATTTCCATTATGCATTTTTACTCCCAGTCATTTTTTTTGGCGCTGTATTGTTTTTTCTGAAGCCTGACCTTATTTGGTATGGGATAGCTATTTTAACACCACTGTCAATTAATCCTAATGATGTAGAATTAGGGAGTTTGAGTTTATCATTACCGGCTGAACCTTTGTTATTTCTTTTAGTCGTGCTATTAATTTATTATCTGTTTTCTCAAAAAGACATTGACACCTCCATCTTTACTCATCCGTTTAGCATCTTGATATATTTGTATCTCGTATGGATGCTGATCACCTCCATGACGAGTGTAAATCAGTTAGTTTCAGTAAAATATTTAATTGCTAAATGCTGGTTTATCTTTCCTTGCTATTTTTTTTCATATTTTTTTTTAAAAAATGAAGATAGGATAAGAATTTTTTTGAATCTATTTACTGTTGGAATGTCAATAGTAGCTTTCTATAATATTATTCATTTGTCAACACATCATTTTGAAGACAAACCTTCACAGTGGACCATGCAACCATTTTTTAAAGATCATGCAATTCTAGGTGCAGTTTTGGCCATGACAATTCCAGTTTCTTTCGCCTTAGTCAAATTAAATAGTAAAAATATATTAATCAGAAATTTCTTTATTTTTTTGATATTGGTTTTAATATTTTGTTTAATAATAACTTATTCCAGAGCTGCTTGGGTAAGTATCATTCCAGCTTTATTTCTTTATATTATTTTTAAGTTAAAGGTCAAATTCAGGTACTTATTGTTTGTTTTTTTATTGATCATTTTTTACCTGACTTATAATGTTGAGTCCATCATTAAAGACCTGGAACAAAATAAAGTATCGAGTTCAGATGATTTGGTAGAAAATTTTGAATCCATCACCAACATTTCTTCTGATCCTTCAAATCTCGAAAGAATCAACAGGTGGTCTTGCGCTTTGGCAATGTGGCAGGCGAAACCCTTATTCGGATGGGGCCCTGGGACCTATATGTTTGAATACGCACCTTTTCAATTGGCTCATAATTATACCATAATCAGTACCAATTTTGGAGATGTCGGAAATGCGCACAGTGAATATTTAGGCCCGTTGGCAGAAAGTGGAGTGTTGGGGTTTGTTTTGTTTCTGCTCATTTTTATAATGACATTTTACTACGCTTTTAGGGTCTATTATAAAGCCTATAATGGTAATGACAAGATTTATATCTCCACTGCTGCTTGTGCATTAATGACCTACTTTGTTCACGGGATATTAAACAATTACCTTGATACAGATAAGGCTTCTGTAATTTTTTGGTTTCTTATATCTGTATTGATATACTTTGACATTAAGTATAAGCGATTGAATGCTTAA
- a CDS encoding 6,7-dimethyl-8-ribityllumazine synthase: MSGKSPSSKNLKEGNIPGLVILAAEWHEDVIQSLLIGCLNTLKLHGIGTKSVTVRRVPGSFELPLAAQWYLEKDSTQAVICLGCVIKGETQHDEIINHSIAKAFHELNLKYGKPVLNGVLTTLNKKQAKARAGGKHGNKGSDCAHAAIKMIQLKEELDKLK, encoded by the coding sequence ATGTCAGGAAAGTCTCCTTCTTCGAAAAACCTTAAGGAGGGGAATATTCCCGGATTGGTTATCCTTGCAGCCGAATGGCATGAGGATGTAATACAATCTTTACTTATAGGCTGTCTTAATACACTTAAACTACACGGAATAGGTACAAAGTCAGTTACCGTTAGAAGAGTACCCGGTAGTTTCGAACTTCCACTGGCAGCACAGTGGTATTTAGAGAAAGATTCGACACAGGCTGTGATATGCCTTGGATGTGTTATAAAAGGTGAGACTCAACACGACGAAATAATTAATCATTCCATTGCCAAGGCTTTTCATGAATTAAACTTAAAGTATGGCAAACCTGTTTTGAATGGAGTCTTAACCACCCTAAACAAAAAACAAGCTAAAGCAAGGGCAGGTGGTAAACACGGTAATAAAGGAAGCGACTGTGCACATGCAGCGATTAAAATGATTCAACTGAAAGAAGAATTAGATAAGTTGAAATGA